In one Limosilactobacillus oris genomic region, the following are encoded:
- a CDS encoding type II toxin-antitoxin system PemK/MazF family toxin: MTSKRVKRGEIFYADLSPVIGSEQGGVRPVLILQNDVGNHYSPTVIVAAITTQLQKSRLPTHVFLPHKESSLAHNSVILLEQVRTIDKQRLQDRIAKISPARMTAVDHALQISFGLVNKEK; encoded by the coding sequence ATGACGAGTAAGCGGGTAAAACGGGGCGAAATCTTTTATGCGGACCTCTCCCCGGTAATCGGGTCAGAACAGGGGGGCGTCCGGCCCGTACTGATCTTACAAAATGACGTTGGTAACCATTACAGTCCGACGGTGATTGTGGCGGCAATTACCACTCAACTCCAAAAAAGCCGGTTGCCGACTCATGTATTCTTGCCCCACAAGGAAAGCTCCCTTGCACATAACTCGGTTATTCTCTTAGAGCAGGTGCGAACGATTGACAAGCAACGGCTGCAAGACCGGATTGCTAAGATCAGTCCGGCTAGGATGACCGCGGTGGACCACGCGCTCCAGATTAGTTTTGGACTGGTGAACAAGGAAAAGTAA
- the cbpA gene encoding cyclic di-AMP binding protein CbpA, with translation MIFSSLIKTKDQLTTLPETATLEEALTVLETSGYRCVPVLDKSGRIFRGNIYKMHLYRHKSRGGDMHQPVTALLKNATKFVSINSAFFSVFFAMRDLPYIAVLNENNQFYGILTHHSMLRMLAAGWNVNNGSYVLTVTTPDERGSLMTASKEITRYCQIVNVLSFDPEHSAMKQVLFTLPADVDHDKMEKIVHRLQKKGFEVAEVEDLHHQY, from the coding sequence ATGATTTTTAGCTCACTGATTAAAACCAAAGACCAGCTGACCACCCTGCCGGAAACGGCCACCCTGGAAGAAGCACTGACAGTTCTTGAGACTAGCGGTTACCGCTGTGTCCCCGTCCTTGATAAGTCCGGACGGATTTTCCGGGGGAACATTTACAAGATGCACCTATACCGGCACAAGTCTCGCGGCGGTGATATGCACCAACCCGTGACCGCCCTGTTAAAAAACGCCACTAAGTTTGTTTCCATCAATTCAGCATTTTTTTCCGTCTTCTTCGCCATGCGGGACCTGCCCTACATTGCCGTTCTGAATGAAAATAACCAATTCTATGGCATCCTGACTCACCACAGCATGCTCCGAATGTTAGCGGCAGGCTGGAATGTCAACAACGGCAGCTATGTACTAACGGTCACGACTCCTGATGAACGGGGCTCGCTGATGACTGCCAGTAAGGAAATCACCCGCTACTGTCAAATCGTCAACGTGCTGTCATTTGACCCAGAACACTCGGCGATGAAGCAGGTTCTGTTTACCCTGCCAGCGGACGTGGACCACGATAAGATGGAAAAAATTGTCCACCGGTTACAAAAAAAGGGCTTTGAGGTCGCCGAAGTCGAAGACCTCCACCACCAATATTAA
- the pth gene encoding aminoacyl-tRNA hydrolase: MKMIVGLGNIGSRYDETRHNTGFMVVDQLARDYQLGAFSHLKQEAVAASGIINGEKVMLVKPTTFMNDSGRAVGPLVDYYGLDLADLVVVNDDLDMPVGRVRLKTHGASGGHNGLKSIINALGTKDFNRVKLGIDHPQHGTVVSHVLGKFTPEERPRFDDAVERAEHALEDWIKGEDFAQLMNDYN, from the coding sequence ATGAAAATGATTGTGGGTTTAGGAAACATTGGTAGCCGCTACGATGAAACACGTCACAACACGGGCTTTATGGTGGTTGACCAACTAGCGCGCGACTACCAGCTCGGCGCGTTTAGCCACCTCAAACAGGAGGCGGTTGCGGCGAGTGGAATCATTAACGGCGAAAAGGTGATGCTGGTTAAGCCAACGACCTTTATGAACGATTCTGGTCGGGCAGTGGGCCCGCTGGTGGATTATTACGGTCTGGACCTTGCCGACCTGGTAGTCGTTAATGATGACCTGGACATGCCAGTTGGCCGGGTGCGGCTGAAAACCCATGGCGCTTCCGGTGGCCACAACGGCCTGAAGAGCATAATCAACGCACTGGGGACCAAGGACTTCAACCGGGTTAAACTTGGAATTGACCACCCCCAGCACGGGACGGTAGTCAGCCACGTTTTAGGCAAGTTCACGCCTGAAGAACGGCCACGGTTTGATGACGCGGTTGAACGGGCTGAACACGCTTTGGAAGATTGGATTAAGGGCGAGGACTTCGCCCAGCTGATGAACGACTACAATTAA
- the mfd gene encoding transcription-repair coupling factor, whose translation MRLTNFIEKSPEFKRLLQQRQAAKRQLVTGISGSARTMLLAGMIEQSQQPVLAVVDSLTQLEELADDLSNLLGANQVYQFPVEEVLAAEVATSSPNYRLQRVQALNALNSQRPVIVVASVAGLRRNVVAPAFFAQATLKVTVGGELDPERARQQLSAMGYQLQKMVLRPGDFAIRGSIIDVYALNTDNPVRIDLFDTEVDSLRYFDASTQKSVGNVEEVEILPATDLILPPAEFPRVQAAVDQQFSQLNASLQAGDEDLLQQVNNRFVPLLTALNEHRLPNEMLEFSDLVYPTRHSLLDYLGTEGTLYLDDYSHLKDRAAKLADEDQGWLEEKVKYRQLASVPALSNDLADLIKADRHAQLFGALFKKGMGGLRFNQLVELTSRPMQRFFGQMSLLKTELQRWTEQGQTVVILADGNKRRQQIARTLVDFGIPAVETGTDRLQVNTVQLVAASLNNGFEMPAAGLVVITEGELFKQVKKRRHRAQKLANAERIKSYTDLKPGDYVVHVNHGIGIFSGIKTMEVDGVHQDYMIINYRNNAQIFVPVTQLNLVQKYVSSESRPPRINRLGGNEWAKTKRRVESKVEDIADELVDLYAKREAAKGYAFPADDYLQAQFDANFPYNETRDQLRSIKEVKRDMEKPRPMDRLLVGDVGYGKTEVAMRAIFKAVTGGKQVAFLVPTTVLAQQHFDTLSKRFAGFPIKIALMSRFKTNQELKETDAGLADGSVDIVVGTHRILSKDVQFKDLGLVIVDEEQRFGVKHKERLKELKNNVDVLTLTATPIPRTLNMSMLGVRDLSVLETPPAGRFPIQTYVMEQNDGAIRDGITREMNRGGQVYYLHNRVNDIEETVLKLQSLVPEARIGYIHGKMSENELETVLYDFIQGNYDVLVTTSIIETGVDIPNVNTLFVENADHLGLAQLYQIRGRIGRSNRVAYAYFMYQPNKVLTEQGEKRLAAIRDFTELGSGFKIAMRDLAIRGAGNILGKQQHGFIDSVGYDLYSSMLNEAVARKQGKKRTARANTEVELGVEAYLPDSYVNDQRQKIELYKAIRQAQTADELLEIQGDLLDRFGDYPAAVGNLLLISKLKQHADEAMIEQVKRQRDNILITFTPAGSHLVKAPQIIKLLARTKFKATLGEQDGQLTVRLVIQPKMTQTDWLNQLLTFLSGLSQVVAEENTQTSK comes from the coding sequence GTGCGGTTAACAAACTTTATTGAAAAATCACCCGAGTTTAAACGACTGCTCCAGCAACGGCAAGCGGCTAAACGGCAACTGGTGACTGGTATTTCGGGCTCGGCACGGACGATGCTTTTGGCAGGGATGATTGAGCAGAGCCAGCAACCCGTATTGGCAGTGGTTGATAGTTTGACCCAGCTGGAAGAACTAGCTGATGACCTTAGCAACCTGTTGGGGGCCAACCAGGTTTACCAGTTTCCGGTTGAAGAGGTCCTTGCGGCCGAAGTGGCTACCAGTTCACCGAATTACCGCCTGCAACGGGTGCAAGCGTTGAACGCCCTAAACAGTCAGCGACCCGTCATAGTGGTGGCCTCGGTGGCCGGCCTGCGGCGGAATGTCGTTGCTCCCGCGTTCTTTGCCCAGGCAACCCTGAAAGTAACCGTTGGTGGAGAATTAGACCCGGAACGGGCCCGGCAGCAGTTGAGCGCAATGGGCTACCAGCTGCAAAAGATGGTTTTGCGTCCCGGCGACTTTGCCATCCGGGGCTCGATTATCGATGTTTACGCCCTGAACACTGATAACCCAGTCCGGATTGACCTGTTTGATACTGAGGTGGACTCCCTCCGCTACTTCGACGCCAGCACCCAGAAGAGTGTTGGCAACGTCGAGGAGGTAGAAATCCTCCCGGCGACCGACTTGATTCTGCCCCCGGCGGAATTCCCCCGGGTACAGGCGGCGGTGGACCAGCAGTTCAGCCAGCTCAATGCCAGTCTCCAAGCAGGGGATGAAGACCTTCTCCAGCAGGTTAACAACCGCTTTGTCCCATTGCTTACGGCACTAAACGAACACCGGCTTCCTAATGAAATGTTGGAATTCAGCGACCTTGTCTACCCAACTCGGCACTCGTTGCTTGACTACTTAGGGACGGAAGGCACGCTCTACCTGGATGACTATTCTCACTTGAAAGACCGCGCAGCAAAATTAGCTGACGAAGACCAGGGATGGCTGGAAGAGAAGGTGAAGTACCGCCAGCTAGCCAGCGTTCCGGCTCTAAGCAATGATTTGGCAGACTTAATCAAGGCAGACCGCCATGCCCAGCTTTTTGGAGCCCTGTTCAAGAAAGGGATGGGGGGCTTGCGTTTCAACCAGCTGGTTGAGCTGACTAGTCGGCCGATGCAGCGGTTCTTTGGACAAATGTCGTTGCTCAAAACGGAGCTGCAGCGGTGGACTGAGCAGGGACAAACGGTAGTTATTCTGGCGGATGGTAATAAACGTCGCCAGCAGATTGCCCGCACACTGGTTGATTTCGGTATCCCAGCGGTCGAAACGGGGACTGACCGGCTCCAGGTCAACACCGTCCAGCTGGTCGCTGCGAGCCTGAATAACGGCTTTGAGATGCCCGCGGCCGGCCTGGTTGTCATTACGGAGGGGGAACTGTTCAAGCAGGTCAAGAAGCGGCGGCACCGGGCTCAAAAGCTGGCCAATGCGGAACGAATCAAGAGCTATACCGACCTCAAGCCGGGTGACTACGTGGTTCATGTCAATCACGGGATTGGTATCTTCAGCGGTATCAAGACGATGGAAGTTGATGGTGTTCACCAGGACTACATGATTATCAACTACCGGAACAACGCGCAGATTTTTGTACCGGTGACCCAGCTTAACCTGGTCCAGAAGTATGTTTCTTCTGAATCCCGGCCTCCGCGAATTAACCGTCTTGGCGGCAACGAGTGGGCGAAGACGAAGCGGCGGGTAGAGTCAAAGGTGGAGGATATTGCCGACGAGCTCGTCGACTTGTACGCCAAGCGGGAGGCCGCCAAGGGCTATGCCTTCCCCGCGGATGACTACCTGCAAGCACAGTTTGATGCTAACTTCCCCTATAACGAAACCCGCGACCAGTTGCGGAGCATCAAAGAGGTCAAGCGGGACATGGAAAAGCCGCGGCCGATGGATCGCCTCCTGGTAGGGGACGTCGGCTACGGTAAAACGGAAGTGGCGATGCGGGCGATTTTTAAGGCCGTCACGGGTGGCAAACAAGTCGCCTTTTTAGTGCCAACGACGGTGCTGGCCCAGCAGCACTTTGACACCCTGAGCAAGCGCTTTGCCGGGTTCCCGATAAAGATTGCCTTGATGTCGCGGTTTAAAACCAACCAGGAATTAAAGGAAACCGACGCGGGGTTAGCGGACGGTAGTGTTGACATTGTCGTTGGTACTCACCGGATCCTTTCCAAGGACGTTCAGTTTAAGGACCTAGGACTCGTAATCGTTGATGAAGAACAGCGCTTTGGGGTCAAGCACAAGGAACGGTTAAAGGAATTGAAGAATAACGTCGATGTCTTAACGCTGACGGCGACCCCGATTCCCCGGACGCTAAACATGTCGATGCTTGGTGTCCGGGACCTATCCGTCCTTGAGACGCCGCCAGCAGGCCGGTTCCCGATTCAAACCTACGTGATGGAGCAAAATGACGGAGCAATTCGGGACGGTATTACCCGGGAAATGAACCGGGGCGGCCAGGTCTACTACCTGCACAACCGGGTCAACGACATTGAAGAAACGGTGCTGAAGTTGCAAAGCCTGGTTCCGGAGGCCCGGATCGGTTATATCCATGGCAAAATGAGCGAAAATGAGCTGGAGACGGTCCTGTATGACTTTATTCAGGGCAATTATGACGTCCTGGTGACCACCTCGATTATCGAAACCGGGGTCGATATTCCGAACGTCAACACCCTTTTCGTTGAAAATGCCGACCACCTGGGATTAGCCCAGCTCTACCAGATTCGGGGGCGGATCGGCCGGAGCAACCGGGTCGCGTACGCCTACTTTATGTACCAGCCGAATAAGGTCCTAACGGAACAGGGAGAAAAACGGCTGGCCGCCATCCGGGACTTTACCGAGCTGGGGTCCGGTTTTAAGATTGCGATGCGGGACCTGGCAATTCGCGGGGCCGGGAACATTCTTGGTAAGCAACAGCACGGGTTCATCGACTCTGTCGGCTATGATCTCTATTCTTCGATGCTGAACGAGGCGGTTGCCCGCAAGCAGGGGAAGAAGCGGACGGCCCGGGCCAACACGGAGGTCGAACTCGGTGTGGAAGCCTACTTGCCGGATAGCTACGTTAACGACCAGCGGCAAAAGATCGAACTCTATAAGGCAATTCGCCAGGCTCAGACGGCTGACGAACTACTTGAAATCCAGGGGGACCTGCTGGACCGCTTTGGCGATTACCCGGCCGCGGTTGGCAACCTCCTGCTGATTAGCAAATTGAAGCAGCACGCCGACGAAGCGATGATCGAGCAGGTTAAGCGGCAGCGGGACAACATCCTGATTACCTTTACTCCTGCTGGTAGCCACTTAGTCAAGGCTCCCCAGATTATCAAGCTCCTGGCAAGGACAAAGTTTAAAGCGACCCTCGGGGAACAGGATGGCCAGTTGACGGTTCGGCTGGTGATTCAGCCGAAGATGACGCAAACGGACTGGCTAAACCAGTTACTGACTTTTCTCAGTGGCCTTAGTCAGGTCGTGGCGGAAGAAAACACACAGACGAGCAAGTAA
- a CDS encoding RNA-binding S4 domain-containing protein, with amino-acid sequence MRLDKFLKVSRIIKRRSVAKEIADQGRILVNDLPAKSSTKVKAGDTLTIKFGNKTETVKINQIVETTKKSEAEDMYEIVDETYAEDF; translated from the coding sequence ATGCGGTTAGATAAGTTTTTAAAGGTGTCACGGATCATCAAGCGGCGCTCGGTCGCTAAGGAAATCGCGGATCAGGGACGGATCCTCGTCAATGACCTGCCAGCGAAGTCCTCGACCAAGGTGAAGGCTGGGGACACGCTGACGATTAAATTTGGCAACAAGACGGAGACGGTTAAAATCAACCAGATTGTTGAGACAACTAAGAAAAGTGAAGCAGAGGATATGTACGAAATTGTCGATGAAACCTATGCAGAAGACTTTTAA
- a CDS encoding FtsB family cell division protein produces MSSQGDNKVSQLETPYVHKFSVDQQKRQVHIRRCQRIMLVFLVIFIILGIQIFQSKRTLAKVNGNIAQYQASLQSQRKTSRQLKQQIQQLHDPEYAQQVARAKYNYSKKGETIYNLDN; encoded by the coding sequence ATGTCAAGCCAGGGCGACAATAAGGTTTCACAGTTGGAAACACCATATGTGCACAAGTTTTCGGTTGATCAGCAAAAACGTCAGGTTCATATTAGGCGTTGTCAGCGAATTATGCTGGTCTTTTTGGTGATTTTTATCATTTTGGGAATCCAGATTTTCCAAAGCAAACGGACACTGGCTAAGGTCAACGGGAACATTGCCCAGTACCAGGCTAGTTTGCAAAGCCAGCGGAAAACCAGCCGGCAGCTCAAACAGCAAATTCAGCAGCTGCATGATCCGGAATATGCGCAGCAGGTTGCCCGGGCTAAGTACAACTACTCGAAGAAGGGCGAAACTATCTATAATTTAGATAATTAG
- a CDS encoding S1 domain-containing RNA-binding protein, giving the protein MAIEVGAKVSGKVSGITNFGAFVDLDDNQTGLVHISQISDKYIKDVHDVLAVGDTVTAKVTRVGDDGKIALSMKAAAPHEQEEEHGSHHPENKHHFHHENRQHDFRGHQSNYRGGFGNGGHHGHGHQHEDFNDMLAGYLKESESRLSTLKRQTDGKRGGRGGRRS; this is encoded by the coding sequence ATGGCAATTGAAGTGGGAGCAAAGGTTTCCGGCAAGGTTTCGGGAATCACGAATTTCGGGGCGTTTGTCGATTTAGATGATAACCAAACGGGATTGGTGCATATCAGCCAAATCTCTGATAAGTATATTAAGGATGTTCATGATGTCTTGGCTGTCGGCGATACCGTTACGGCTAAGGTAACCCGGGTTGGTGATGATGGGAAGATTGCCCTATCAATGAAAGCAGCCGCGCCACACGAACAAGAGGAAGAGCATGGCAGCCACCATCCTGAAAACAAGCACCACTTCCACCATGAAAACCGCCAGCATGATTTCCGCGGTCACCAAAGCAACTACCGGGGTGGCTTCGGCAATGGCGGCCACCATGGACATGGTCACCAGCACGAAGACTTTAATGACATGCTGGCTGGCTACCTCAAGGAAAGTGAGTCCCGCCTCTCAACGCTCAAGCGGCAAACCGACGGTAAACGTGGTGGCCGTGGCGGCCGGCGGAGCTAA
- the tilS gene encoding tRNA lysidine(34) synthetase TilS, whose amino-acid sequence MVKLEEQFKRHLQRGRFFDKNDRVVIAVSTGVDSMALLSLVTSLPASLRPAITVAHVNHELRRQSQEEEAYLRRYCQKHQLALLVKHWPRATHPQTGIEAAARRFRYQFFAEVMAARQSPILLTAHHQNDLAETMLMKLVRGGQLNQLVGIEAVRSFAGGRLVRPLLPFSKQQLRAYAVAKGIRWYEDATNQDLTISRNRYRYQLLPALEKENPRLLQHLASYHQQLAALLAWQNQEVQAQLAQVAEGNQLHLTSWEELPEVAQRLVLQHWLEQRLPAIKQQLVAELMAGLKNHVAPQQFWALPNGYQLVKDYQSCQLVPTQKNHGKGQNGLSTVVELGQWYRVSDQRAIRVIAAKDDTVGQSSGQEMWLAPDQLPLRLRLWRAGDALRLKQGGHQLVRRILIDQKVSNSARQAQVVLVDAHDEPVWLVGRKWAWFTRPADYRQRWRHVLISMKEV is encoded by the coding sequence ATGGTAAAACTTGAAGAACAGTTTAAGCGGCACCTGCAAAGGGGTCGCTTTTTTGATAAGAATGACCGGGTAGTGATTGCCGTTTCGACGGGGGTCGACTCAATGGCCCTCCTATCCCTGGTGACCTCCCTCCCCGCTTCGCTGCGGCCGGCAATCACCGTTGCCCACGTTAACCATGAGTTACGACGCCAAAGCCAGGAGGAGGAGGCATACCTTCGCCGCTATTGTCAGAAACACCAGCTCGCTTTGCTAGTAAAGCACTGGCCCCGGGCAACCCACCCCCAAACCGGCATTGAGGCGGCGGCCCGGCGCTTTCGTTACCAGTTTTTCGCGGAGGTGATGGCGGCGCGGCAAAGCCCCATTCTTCTAACGGCCCACCACCAGAATGACCTGGCGGAGACAATGCTGATGAAGCTGGTGCGGGGCGGCCAGCTCAACCAGCTAGTCGGTATTGAGGCGGTGCGTTCCTTTGCTGGCGGCCGCCTAGTCCGTCCCTTGCTGCCCTTTAGCAAGCAGCAACTGCGTGCCTATGCGGTGGCAAAGGGGATCCGCTGGTACGAGGATGCGACCAACCAGGATTTAACGATTAGTCGGAACCGTTATCGCTACCAGCTGCTCCCGGCACTGGAAAAGGAAAACCCGCGGCTCTTGCAACATCTGGCCAGCTACCACCAGCAGTTGGCTGCGCTGCTTGCCTGGCAGAACCAGGAAGTACAGGCACAGCTCGCTCAGGTTGCTGAGGGCAACCAGCTCCACTTGACCAGCTGGGAAGAGCTGCCGGAAGTTGCCCAGCGCTTGGTCCTTCAGCATTGGCTTGAACAGCGGCTGCCCGCTATCAAGCAGCAGTTAGTGGCCGAATTGATGGCCGGATTGAAAAATCACGTTGCCCCCCAGCAGTTCTGGGCCCTGCCAAATGGCTACCAACTGGTTAAGGATTACCAATCTTGCCAACTTGTCCCTACTCAGAAAAATCACGGAAAAGGGCAAAATGGATTATCGACTGTGGTAGAATTGGGCCAATGGTACCGCGTCAGCGATCAGCGGGCCATCCGGGTCATAGCTGCCAAGGATGATACGGTTGGACAATCGTCGGGGCAGGAGATGTGGCTGGCCCCAGATCAGCTCCCCTTACGGTTGCGTTTGTGGCGGGCAGGGGATGCCCTGCGTTTGAAACAGGGAGGCCACCAGCTGGTCCGCCGGATTTTGATTGACCAAAAGGTTTCTAATTCTGCCCGCCAGGCGCAAGTGGTTCTTGTGGATGCCCATGACGAGCCGGTCTGGCTGGTTGGCCGCAAGTGGGCTTGGTTTACCCGCCCTGCCGATTACCGGCAGCGCTGGCGCCACGTTTTAATTAGTATGAAAGAAGTGTAA
- the hpt gene encoding hypoxanthine phosphoribosyltransferase, producing the protein MNNDIEKVLYSEEDIQATIARLAKQVAADYQDKDPLIVSVLSGAVLFTVDLIKKMDIMAQLDFIDVSTYFGGTATTGHLKLIHDLTTDVKGRNVLITEDIVDSGRTLEYLVKLFKDRGAKSVKTVSLLNKPEGREFDVAVEYYGFKVPNEFLVGYGLDYKGYYRNLPYVGVLKPSVYSEN; encoded by the coding sequence ATGAACAACGACATTGAAAAAGTGCTGTACAGTGAGGAAGATATTCAGGCCACAATTGCCCGCTTAGCAAAGCAGGTCGCGGCCGATTACCAGGATAAGGACCCGCTGATTGTTTCGGTTCTGTCTGGGGCGGTCCTGTTTACCGTCGACCTGATCAAAAAAATGGACATTATGGCCCAGCTCGACTTCATCGACGTTTCGACCTACTTTGGGGGAACCGCGACGACGGGGCACCTCAAGCTGATCCATGATTTGACGACCGACGTCAAGGGCCGGAACGTGCTGATTACCGAAGATATCGTTGACAGTGGCCGGACACTGGAATATTTGGTAAAGCTCTTCAAAGACCGTGGTGCCAAGAGCGTCAAAACGGTCTCACTGCTTAATAAGCCGGAGGGACGGGAGTTTGACGTTGCGGTTGAATACTATGGCTTTAAGGTTCCTAACGAATTCCTGGTGGGATACGGCTTGGACTACAAGGGCTATTACCGGAACCTGCCGTACGTCGGTGTCTTAAAACCATCTGTATACAGTGAAAACTAA
- the ftsH gene encoding ATP-dependent zinc metalloprotease FtsH gives MNNNRRNNNFTHNVLFYAVMFLCIMGIAYFFFGGNQSTGQSKTVTQSEFISELKSNKIKSVQLQPNGGVYKVTGSYRKPQTNNSNSNNGFALATQRNNKVSQFQSSVLESDVTVSQLQNYANKHNVKLSTKAEESNSIWMNLLLTVLPLVIMIFFFYMMMGQAGQGGGGRGVMSFGKTKAKPADAKKNKVRFSDVAGEEEEKQELVEVVEFLKNPKKFTKLGAKIPSGVLLEGPPGTGKTLLAKAVAGESGVPFFSISGSDFVEMFVGVGASRVRDLFDQAKKAAPAIIFIDEIDAVGRRRGNGMGGGHDEREQTLNQLLVEMDGFQGDEGVIVMAATNRSDVLDPALLRPGRFDRKILVGRPDVKGREAILRVHAKNKPLSPDVDLKEIAKQTPGFVGADLANLLNEAALLAARRNKTEIDAADLDEAEDRVIAGPAKHDRVQSAQERKTVAYHEAGHTIVGLVLNDARVVHKVTIVPRGRAGGYAIMLPREDQMLMSKKNAEEQIAGLMGGRAAEELIFKSQSSGASNDFEQATQIARAMVTQYGMSDKIGPVELQSSGQVFTGQGYDQSPYSEKTAALVDEEVRRILNEGHEQALHILETHREQHKVIAEALLKYETLDEKEILSLYKTGKIPNKDHAEADEKAYAQTFEESKRALERLEDEKRTDKANEHKELANNQDADQADKSADNSTTPTDHQSDDDDDHQA, from the coding sequence ATGAACAACAATCGGCGTAACAATAATTTTACTCATAACGTTCTCTTCTACGCAGTGATGTTCTTGTGTATTATGGGCATTGCCTACTTTTTCTTCGGGGGTAACCAATCCACCGGACAGAGTAAGACGGTTACCCAGAGCGAGTTTATCTCTGAACTGAAGAGCAACAAGATTAAGAGTGTCCAGCTTCAGCCAAATGGCGGGGTTTACAAGGTGACCGGGAGCTACCGGAAACCACAGACGAACAACAGTAACTCCAACAATGGCTTTGCTTTAGCTACGCAACGCAACAATAAGGTTTCACAATTCCAGAGCTCAGTTCTCGAAAGTGACGTTACGGTTAGCCAGCTGCAAAACTATGCTAACAAGCACAACGTCAAGCTGAGTACTAAGGCCGAAGAATCCAATAGTATCTGGATGAACCTATTGTTGACGGTCTTGCCACTAGTCATCATGATTTTCTTCTTCTACATGATGATGGGCCAAGCTGGCCAAGGTGGTGGCGGCCGTGGGGTAATGAGCTTTGGGAAGACCAAGGCGAAACCAGCGGATGCCAAGAAGAATAAGGTTCGTTTCTCAGACGTTGCCGGTGAAGAAGAGGAAAAGCAAGAGCTGGTTGAAGTGGTTGAATTCTTAAAGAATCCAAAGAAATTCACCAAGCTGGGTGCCAAAATTCCATCCGGGGTCTTGCTGGAGGGGCCTCCGGGTACTGGTAAGACCCTGCTAGCCAAGGCGGTTGCCGGTGAATCTGGCGTGCCGTTCTTCTCCATCTCCGGTTCAGACTTCGTTGAAATGTTTGTTGGGGTTGGGGCGTCCCGTGTCCGGGATCTCTTTGACCAAGCGAAGAAGGCTGCACCAGCGATCATCTTCATTGACGAAATTGATGCGGTTGGTCGTCGTCGGGGCAACGGCATGGGCGGCGGTCACGATGAACGTGAACAAACCCTGAATCAGCTCCTGGTTGAGATGGACGGTTTCCAAGGTGACGAAGGGGTCATCGTAATGGCTGCTACCAACCGGTCTGACGTCCTTGACCCAGCCCTTCTGCGGCCGGGCCGGTTTGACCGGAAGATCTTGGTTGGTCGCCCAGACGTCAAGGGCCGTGAAGCTATTTTACGGGTTCATGCTAAGAACAAGCCGTTGTCACCAGACGTGGACCTCAAGGAAATTGCCAAGCAGACCCCTGGTTTTGTGGGGGCCGACCTGGCAAACTTGCTGAACGAAGCGGCCCTGCTTGCCGCACGTCGGAACAAGACTGAAATTGACGCGGCTGACCTGGACGAAGCCGAGGACCGGGTAATTGCTGGTCCGGCTAAGCACGACCGGGTTCAGTCTGCCCAAGAACGGAAAACGGTGGCCTACCACGAGGCCGGACACACGATTGTTGGTCTGGTCCTGAATGATGCCCGCGTGGTTCACAAGGTTACGATTGTGCCACGGGGCCGGGCCGGTGGTTACGCAATTATGCTGCCACGGGAAGACCAAATGCTAATGTCGAAGAAGAACGCCGAAGAGCAGATCGCTGGTTTGATGGGTGGTCGAGCTGCGGAAGAATTAATCTTCAAGTCCCAGTCTTCGGGTGCTTCAAATGACTTTGAGCAGGCGACCCAAATTGCCCGGGCCATGGTAACCCAGTATGGGATGAGCGATAAGATCGGACCAGTTGAGCTGCAGAGCTCTGGTCAGGTCTTCACTGGTCAGGGTTATGACCAGTCGCCATACTCTGAAAAGACTGCGGCACTGGTAGATGAAGAAGTTCGCCGGATCCTGAACGAAGGGCATGAACAAGCCCTCCACATTCTGGAAACGCACCGTGAACAACATAAGGTAATTGCTGAAGCGCTGCTGAAGTATGAAACGCTGGATGAAAAGGAAATTCTGAGTCTTTACAAGACCGGTAAGATTCCGAACAAGGACCACGCAGAGGCTGACGAAAAGGCCTACGCGCAGACCTTTGAAGAATCTAAGCGGGCCCTGGAACGCTTGGAAGACGAGAAGCGGACTGACAAGGCTAACGAACACAAAGAGTTGGCTAACAATCAGGACGCAGATCAAGCGGATAAGTCAGCTGATAATTCAACAACGCCAACTGATCACCAGTCAGACGATGACGATGATCACCAAGCTTAA